A stretch of Brassica napus cultivar Da-Ae chromosome C6, Da-Ae, whole genome shotgun sequence DNA encodes these proteins:
- the LOC106402520 gene encoding KIN17-like protein, with amino-acid sequence MGKNDFLTPKAMANRMKAKGLQKLRWYCQMCQKQCRDENGFKCHCMSESHQRQMQVFGQNPTRVVEGYSEEFETTFLDLMRRSHRFSRIAATVVYNEYINDRHHVHMNSTEWATLTEFIKYLGKTGKCKVEETPKGWFITYIDRDSETLFKERLKNKRVKSDLAEEEKQEREIQRQIERASEMFNAGDEVETDVEKKKYEDLSLKSGVKVGFSLGGGIKQAVTTGGQARGESSKHMFEDEDDERGEKRKRSGGDSERRSALDELMREEEKKKERMNRKAYWLFQGITVKVMSKALAEKGYYKQKGVVREVIDNYVGEIEMLDSKHVLRVDQEELETVLPQIGGLVKIVNGAYRGSNAKLLGVDTDKFCAKVQIEKGVYEGRVIKSIEYEDICKLA; translated from the coding sequence ATGGGAAAGAACGATTTTCTAACCCCGAAGGCGATGGCGAACCGGATGAAGGCGAAGGGTCTTCAGAAGCTCCGATGGTATTGCCAGATGTGCCAGAAACAGTGTCGTGACGAGAACGGCTTCAAGTGCCACTGTATGAGCGAGTCTCACCAGCGTCAGATGCAGGTGTTTGGCCAGAACCCCACTCGCGTCGTCGAAGGCTACTCCGAGGAGTTCGAGACGACCTTCCTCGATCTCATGCGGCGTAGCCACCGTTTCTCTCGTATCGCCGCCACCGTGGTTTACAACGAGTACATCAACGACAGGCACCATGTTCACATGAACTCGACGGAGTGGGCGACGTTGACGGAGTTTATAAAGTACTTGGGGAAGACTGGGAAGTGCAAGGTCGAAGAGACTCCTAAAGGTTGGTTCATTACTTATATCGATAGAGACTCGGAGACTTTGTTTAAGGAGAGGTTGAAGAATAAGAGGGTTAAGAGTGATTTGGCTGAGGAGGAGAAGCAAGAGAGGGAGATTCAGAGACAGATCGAAAGAGCTTCTGAGATGTTCAATGCTGGTGATGAGGTTGAAACTGATGTTGAGAAGAAGAAATATGAAGACTTGAGTTTGAAGAGTGGAGTCAAGGTTGGGTTCTCTCTTGGTGGAGGGATTAAACAGGCTGTTACTACGGGTGGTCAAGCGAGGGGGGAGAGCTCGAAACATATGTTTGAGGACGAAGACGACGAGAGAGgggagaagaggaaaaggagcGGAGGAGACTCGGAGAGGAGATCGGCTTTGGATGAGTTGATGagggaggaagagaagaagaaggagaggatGAATCGTAAAGCTTACTGGTTGTTCCAAGGGATCACTGTGAAGGTGATGAGTAAAGCTCTCGCAGAGAAAGGTTATTATAAGCAAAAGGGTGTTGTGAGGGAAGTGATTGACAACTATGTCGGGGAGATTGAAATGCTTGATTCTAAGCATGTGCTACGAGTTGATCAGGAGGAGCTTGAGACGGTGCTTCCACAGATTGGAGGGTTGGTGAAGATTGTGAATGGGGCCTATCGTGGTTCGAATGCCAAGTTGTTGGGTGTGGATACAGACAAGTTCTGTGCTAAAGTTCAGATTGAGAAAGGTGTCTACGAAGGAAGAGTCATTAAGTCTATTGAGTATGAAGACATATGTAAACTTGCATAG